The following coding sequences lie in one Onychomys torridus chromosome X, mOncTor1.1, whole genome shotgun sequence genomic window:
- the Armcx4 gene encoding armadillo repeat-containing X-linked protein 4 isoform X1 yields the protein MGRVQDVGWATAGLVIWAGTCYCIYRLTKGRSQSGSRVARNGSRIETETEVGVQNQTLATSEAMGGAETRVKTEPETGEGGEPVAEADPKVPALVRPSINCQAEAMLEDEVETHSETTSLVETVVMTDAVTFTEATAKAKDVTMKEAVTQTDVETEEVGKKEAVTQTKAKAWEMAGRAEVKKEAMTQTKAEAPPLAEKETEINRVTVTQSEVLAVTKEVVKIGTMNETGIVAEAMVRTLEETVSVTRTQSETRLGVTVDTSENPIDMPLVVAGVDVKSYAQTQAVDIIQTDDMIGDEVDDKGNLKSTSEAGSEVDTKASDQPHIVANILAEAVPEARGDACDNANGICEAEADMTACVVQPETVATIEAEATSITTTIGDGEDAHVVLKAVTGADMTDTDPQAVTSDQTEAMPDAKVKGKGNATAMAKAGTKANTKTNLQSDALPDTEDKNRSDPNDVAKAEASGDVVSCIQTELVANAQGDDLPDSKIKAKDNANTISKEGAQAMAQSQGEALPNTKGKARGKAKAKCKAGAATDVKTCAQPQAGTKTQAEALSDSKVDSKGDSNAASKAGAKADSCQNEALPGTKNKVKGNPNPMPKAEAGTATVGSAQTNVVTSSQGESAPGAKNKVKGNRNSVPKAGAVPDTTDSVQSQIVATSHSENLPGAKNKVKSNPNVVPKAEAGVGACPQSVAISQGVALTGTKTKAKANSSAGSKPDAGAGTMGSVKAVVSSQGETVPGSKSKVKGSANAVPKAEAGASTILALASSQAEALLGARNKVRGNSNTVPKAEAGSGARVSAQSQAVVSSQNETLLGARNKVRSNASTKSGAKTGTRSSAQPQAVASSQNEALLGARDKGMSGSQVGATVDNKMYARPVAGAVPTSEVVSGVGAQPNMHDYYWNGIGVEDWIAAERWIKFRFQTMDGDWENGVSWTEDENAANVGPWNGANEKTGIVSSWAVACDENSIKSWTGTRPENEVALGSWVGAGDQASGALWAGTQAAEASGGSWTGAENQIGAGSWVVSGNQAIAGPWAVSQVSDGSWPAVQASGVSWVVDQATGTWTVADNQAGAVSWTGAGNIVSIGYWTGAVDQTNAVAWTGTGDQAGGEAKPRLEDQASEKGTWAGAGVQTSGESRLGPEDQSSGRSWTETVDQASAVSRLGTVDPSGGASWAGTGDQAGGVSTSGSADQSDGGSKPGFENQTSGERSWTGTVGQASGGSKSVPEDQSAGRSWADSGNQLSGGFLVGPLDQANGESQPGSGELAAGRVDQSSGGGCWAGSGDQSGGESRMRPRDQSNGESWPGTGDQTSGWYCTYTGSQTIGGGSWGGASGQDVGGSKPVQVNQTASGSWLVTGTQISGVSWTGDQVGGCSKPGFEDQAIGGGFWASAGDQATGGSRPAVSEDQSSGGVSWGGAGSQVSGGSWVGPVDQTSGCSKSGFEDQTCGESWPGSRPSNEASGGSRLDTQDQASGRFLVSAEVEANEGFWFGPGSEAFIGSWCWTEEATILPIADFKDEASVESTSGTKEEATISSGLGDEKKTSTEETVFTGTCVGGEAETAAGTEAEVETEAEVRAEAEAGAGPEAGAETRAEAGPEAGAETRAEAGPESGAETEVEAEVGAETREEAGPESGAETEVEAEMGTETRAEAGPEAGADTEVEAEVGAETRAEAGPEAGADTEVEAEVGVETRAEAGPEAGADTEVEAEVGAETRAEAGPEAGADTEMEAEVGAETRAEAGPKSGAETEVEAEMGAETEVEAKVGTETRAEAGPEAGADTEVEAEMGAETRAEAGPEAGAETRAEAGPESGAETEVEAKVGTETRAGAGPEAGADTEVEAEVGAETRAEAGPEAGADTEVEAKVGAETRAEAGPEAGADTEMEAEVGAETRAEAGPEAGADTEVEAEVGAETRAEAGPEAGADTEMEAEVGAETRAEAGPEAGADTEMEAEVGAETRAEAGAAAAADSETGTEAAPRVVAEGEAEAGMGVWSWEGDAASKGSRLGAEAGVGGGAEAEAETENSMGFWFWDGDAATKGSKLGAEAEAGVVAEAEAGIGAEAEAEAVAETSMGFWFWDGDAATKESKLEAEAEAGAESVAETSMEFWSWDGDAATKGSRHGAEAEAGAGVVAEAGAGVVAEVGAETRMGFWFWKEDSTTKGSRLGAEAGAGVVAEGGAEARMEFWSWEGDAASKGSMLGAEVEAGLGSWTFAADVNDDDEEDDDDDDELSRESSPGIEEISLRNLFGADSEDNNDLRSTNEKDANSDSGTGDKVSTKDKFDAADGVDIRSWFCTGNENRCEDESTSQVKAKKSTEPRGIYPSMVPGAGMGVWDGTIMCSESKLLQQSSFPGEDGFRKQVNTGDKVHSCNCRCKRDVNLDPQDLEKLICMIEMTEDPSVHEIATNALYNSADYPFPQEIDRNIGGISVIQSLLGNPYPTVRQKALNALNNLSVAAENHRKVKTYLSQVCEDTVTYPLNSNVQVAGLRLIRQLTITSEYQHMVTNYISEFLRLLAMGSGETKDHVLGMLVNFSKNPSMTKDLLIANAPTALINIFSKKETKENILNALLLFENINHHFKKRAKTYPQDRFSKSSLYFLFQRPKACAKKLRALAADCSDPEVKERVEVLINKL from the exons ATGGGCCGAGTTCAGGATGTGGGCTGGGCAACTGCAGGACTGGTGATCTGGGCTGGCACTTGCTACTGCATTTACAGATTAACCAAGGGAAGATCACAGAGTGGGAGCAGAGTTGCCAGAAATGGGTCCAGAATCGAGACGGAGACTGAGGTTGGGGTACAGAACCAGACCTTGGCCACAAGTGAAGCCATGGGTGGAGCAGAGACTAGAGTCAAGACTGAACCGGAAACTGGAGAAGGAGGGGAGCCTGTGGCTGAAGCAGACCCCAAGGTCCCTGCTCTAGTTAGACCCAGTATCAACTGTCAGGCCGAGGCAATGCTTGAGGACGAGGTCGAGACTCATTCTGAGACTACTTCATTGGTGGAAACTGTGGTCATGACAGACGCAGTGACTTTTACTGAAGCCACAGCCAAAGCCAAAGACGTAACCATGAAAGAGGCAGTCACGCAAACTGATGTTGAGACCGAGGAAGTAGGCAAGAAAGAGGCAGTGACACAGACCAAAGCTAAAGCTTGGGAAATGGCTGGCAGGGCAGAGGTCAAGAAAGAAGCAATGACCCAGACCAAAGCAGAAGCTCCTCCATTGgctgaaaaagagacagagattaACAGAGTAACAGTGACTCAGAGTGAGGTCTTGGCAGTCACCAAGGAAGTAGTCAAGATTGGAACCATGAATGAGACTGGAATTGTGGCAGAAGCCATGGTAAGAACACTGGAAGAGACTGTGAGTGTGACTAGAACTCAATCTGAGACTAGGCTTGGTGTCACAGTTGATACTAGTGAAAATCCCATTGATATGCCCCTTGTAGTGGCTGGAGTGGACGTGAAGTCCTATGCACAGACTCAGGCTGTGGACATAATCCAAACTGATGACATGATCGGTGATGAGGTTGACGACAAGGGGAATCTCAAAAGCACGTCTGAGGCAGGGTCTGAGGTAGATACAAAGGCTTCTGATCAGCCTCATATTGTTGCCAACATTCTGGCTGAAGCCGTGCCAGAGGCAAGGGGTGATGCTTGTGATAATGCAAATGGCATttgtgaagcagaggcagatatGACAGCTTGTGTAGTACAACCTGAGACTGTGGCCACGATAGAGGCTGAGGCAACATCTATTACCACCACGATTGGTGATGGGGAAGATGCCCATGTTGTACTTAAGGCAGTGACTGGTGCTGACATGACTGATACCGATCCTCAAGCAGTAACCAGTGATCAGACTGAAGCCATGCCTGATGCCAAGGTTAAGGGTAAAGGGAATGCCACTGCCATGGCTAAAGCAGGGACCAAAGCAAATACAAAAACCAATTTGCAGAGTGATGCCTTGCCTGATACAGAGGATAAAAACAGAAGCGATCCCAATGATGTGGCTAAGGCAGAGGCTAGTGGAGACGTGGTTTCCTGTATCCAGACTGAGCTTGTGGCCAATGCCCAGGGTGATGACTTGCCCGATAGCAAAATCAAGGCTAAGGACAATGCCAATACCATATCTAAGGAAGGGGCTCAGGCTATGGCCCAGAGCCAAGGTGAAGCCTTACCTAATACTAAAGGTAAGGCTAGAGGCAAAGCCAAAGCCAAGTGTAAGGCAGGAGCTGCGACGGATGTGAAAACCTGTGCCCAGCCTCAAGCTGGGACGAAAACACAAGCTGAGGCCTTGTCTGATTCCAAGGTTGATAGCAAAGGTGACTCTAATGCCGCTTCTAAAGCAGGGGCGAAGGCAGACAGTTGCCAGAATGAGGCCCTGCCTGGCACTAAGAATAAGGTCAAGGGCAATCCAAATCCTATGCCTAAGGCAGAGGCTGGGACGGCTACAGTGGGCTCTGCCCAGACCAATGTTGTGACCAGTTCCCAGGGCGAGAGTGCACCTGGTGCCAAGAATAAGGTCAAGGGTAATCGCAATTCTGTGCCGAAAGCAGGGGCTGTGCCAGACACTACGGATTCTGTCCAGTCCCAGATTGTAGCCACTTCCCACAGTGAGAACTTACCTGGTGCCAAGAATAAGGTTAAGAGCAATCCCAATGTTGTGCCTaaggcagaggctggggtgggTGCCTGTCCCCAGTCTGTGGCCATTTCCCAGGGTGTTGCCTTGACTGGTACCAAGACCAAGGCCAAGGCCAATTCTAGTGCTGGGTCTAAACCAGATGCTGGGGCAGGTACAATGGGCTCTGTCAAGGCTGTGGTCAGTTCCCAGGGCGAGACGGTACCTGGTTCCAAGAGTAAGGTTAAAGGTAGTGCCAATGCTGTGCCTAAGGCAGAGGCTGGGGCAAGTACAATACTGGCTTTGGCTTCTTCCCAGGCGGAGGCCTTGCTTGGTGCCAGAAATAAGGTCAGGGGCAATTCCAACACTGTGCCTAAGGCAGAGGCTGGGTCAGGTGCGAGGGTCTCTGCCCAGTCCCAGGCTGTGGTCAGTTCCCAGAATGAGACTTTGCTTGGTGCCAGGAATAAGGTCAGATCCAACGCTAGTACTAAATCAGGAGCCAAAACAGGTACAAGGAGCTCTGCTCAGCCCCAGGCTGTGGCCAGTTCCCAGAATGAAGCCTTGCTTGGGGCAAGGGATAAAGGTATGTCTGGTTCACAGGTGGGAGCCACTGTAGACAATAAGATGTATGCAAGGCCAGTGGCAGGTGCTGTGCCCACTTCTGAAGTCGTGAGTGGGGTAGGTGCTCAGCCTAACATGCACGATTATTACTGGAATGGGATTGGTGTTGAGGACTGGATTGCTGCCGAGCGGTGGATCAAATTTAGGTTTCAGACCATGGATGGAGACTGGGAGAATGGTGTATCCTGGACTGAGGATGAGAATGCAGCCAATGTCGGGCCCTGGAATGGGGCTAATGAGAAGACTGGCATTGTTAGTTCCTGGGCTGTGGCTTGTGATGAAAACAGCATTAAGTCCTGGACTGGGACTAGGCCTGAGAATGAGGTTGCTCTTGGGTCCTGGGTAGGTGCTGGTGACCAGGCCAGTGGGGCACtctgggcaggaactcaggctGCTGAGGCCAGTGGAGGTTCCTGGACTGGGGCTGAGAACCAGATCGGTGCAGGTTCTTGGGTTGTCTCTGGAAACCAGGCTATTGCAGGGCCCTGGGCTGTGAGTCAGGTCAGTGATGGGTCATGGCCTGCAGTCCAGGCCAGTGGAGTGTCCTGGGTAGTGGACCAGGCTACTGGGACCTGGACTGTGGCTGACAATCAGGCTGGTGCTGTGTCTTGGACTGGAGCTGGCAATATAGTTAGTATTGGATACTGGACTGGGGCTGTAGACCAGACCAATGCAGTGGCCTGGACAGGGACTGGTGATCAGGCTGGTGGGGAGGCCAAGCCAAGGTTGGAAGATCAGGCCAGTGAAAAGGGCACCTGGGCTGGAGCCGGTGTCCAGACCAGTGGAGAGTCCAGGTTGGGACCTGAGGATCAGTCCAGTGGAAGGTCTTGGACTGAgactgtagaccaagctagtgCAGTATCCAGGCTTGGGACTGTAGATCCATCTGGTGGTGCATCCTGGGCTGGCACTGGGGACCAGGCTGGCGGAGTATCTACATCAGGGTCTGCAGACCAGTCTGATGGTGGATCCAAACCTGGTTTTGAGAATCAGACCAGTGGTGAAAGGTCTTGGACTGGCACTGTTGGCCAGGCTAGTGGAGGGTCCAAGTCAGTGCCTGAGGATCAGTCTGCTGGAAGATCCTGGGCAGATTCTGGAAACCAGCTCAGTGGAGGGTTCTTGGTTGGGCCTTTGGACCAGGCCAATGGAGAGTCTCAGCCTGGGTCTGGAGAACTGGCTGCTGGTAGAGTAGATCAGTCCAGTGGAGGAGGATGCTGGGCTGGTTCTGGGGACCAGTCTGGTGGAGAGTCTAGGATGCGGCCCAGGGACCAATCTAATGGAGAGTCTTGGCCTGGCACTGGAGATCAGACCAGTGGATGGTATTGTACTTACACTGGGAGTCAGACCATTGGAGGAGGCTCTTGGGGTGGGGCTAGTGGTCAGGACGTTGGAGGGTCGAAGCCCGTGCAGGTGAACCAGACTGCTAGTGGATCCTGGCTTGTCACTGGGACACAGATCAGTGGTGTGTCCTGGACTGGTGATCAGGTTGGTGGCTGTTCCAAACCTGGATTTGAGGATCAGGCCATTGGAGGAGGATTCTGGGCTAGTGCTGGGGACCAGGCCACTGGAGGGTCCAGGCCAGCTGTGTCTGAGGATCAGTCTAGTGGAGGAGTTTCCTGGGGTGGAGCTGGAAGTCAGGTCAGTGGAGGGTCCTGGGTTGGGCCTGTGGATCAGACTAGTGGCTGTTCTAAATCTGGATTTGAAGATCAGACATGTGGAGAATCCTGGCCTGGGTCTAGGCCTAGTAATGAAGCCAGTGGAGGATCTAGGCTAGATACGCAAGACCAGGCCAGTGGAAGATTCCTTGTAAGTGCTGAGGTGGAGGCCAATGAAGGATTTTGGTTTGGGCCTGGGAGTGAGGCCTTTATAGGGTCTTGGTGCTGGACAGAAGAAGCTACTATTTTGCCTATAGCTGATTTTAAAGATGAGGCCAGTGTTGAATCCACATCAGGTACTAAGGAAGAAGCCACCATTAGTTCTGGATTGGGGGATGAAAAGAAGACCAGTACTGAGGAGACAGTTTTTACGGGCACCTGTGTTGGAGGTGAGGCTGAGACTGCGGCTGGAACTGAGGCTGAAGTTGAGACAGAGGCTGAGGTTagagctgaggctgaggctggagctgggcctgaggctggagcagagaccagggcagag GCTGGGCCTGAGGCTGGAGCAGAGAccagggcagaggctgggcctgagtctggagcagagacagaggtggaggctgaggtgggagcaGAGACCAGGGAAGAGGCTGGGCCTGAGtctggagcagagacagaggTGGAGGCCGAGATGGGAACAGAGAccagggcagaggctgggcctGAGGCTGGAGCAGACACAGAGGTGGAGGCCGAGGTGGGAGCAGAGAccagggcagaggctgggcctGAGGCTGGAGCAGACACAGAGGTGGAGGCCGAGGTGGGAGTAGAGACGAGGGCAGAGGCTGGGCCTGAGGCTGGAGCAGACACAGAGGTGGAGGCCGAGGTGGGAGCAGAGAccagggcagaggctgggcctGAGGCTGGAGCAGACACAGAGATGGAGGCCGAGGTGGGAGCAGAGAccagggcagaggctgggcctaagtctggagcagagacagaggtggaggctgagatgggagcagagacagaggtGGAGGCCAAGGTGGGAACAGAGAccagggcagaggctgggcctGAGGCTGGAGCAGACACAGAGGTGGAGGCCGAGATGGGAGCAGAGAccagggcagaggctgggcctgaggctggagcagagaccagggcagaggctgggcctgagtctggagcagagacagaggTGGAGGCCAAGGTGGGAACAGAGACCAGGGCAGGGGCTGGGCCTGAGGCTGGAGCAGACACAGAGGTGGAGGCCGAGGTGGGAGCAGAGAccagggcagaggctgggcctGAGGCTGGAGCAGACACAGAGGTGGAGGCCAAGGTGGGAGCAGAGAccagggcagaggctgggcctGAGGCTGGAGCAGACACAGAGATGGAGGCCGAGGTGGGAGCAGAGAccagggcagaggctgggcctGAGGCTGGAGCAGACACAGAGGTGGAGGCCGAGGTGGGAGCAGAGAccagggcagaggctgggcctGAGGCTGGAGCAGACACAGAGATGGAGGCCGAGGTGGGAGCAGAGAccagggcagaggctgggcctGAGGCTGGAGCAGACACAGAGATGGAGGCCGAGGTGGGAGCAGAGACCAGGGCAGAGGCCggggcagcagctgcagctgatTCTGAGACTGGAACTGAGGCTGCTCCTAGAGTTGTTGCAGAGGGTGAGGCTGAAGCTGGAATGGGAGTTTGGTCCTGGGAGGGAGATGCAGCCTCTAAAGGGTCTAGGCTTGGGGCTGAGgctggagttgggggaggggctgaggctgAAGCTGAGACTGAGAATAGCATGGGATTTTGGTTCTGGGATGGAGATGCAGCTACTAAAGGATCTAAGCTTggagctgaggctgaggctggagttgtggctgaggctgaggctggaattggggcagaggcagaggctgaagcTGTGGCTGAGACCAGCATGGGATTTTGGTTTTGGGATGGAGATGCAGCCACTAAAGAGTCTAAGcttgaggctgaggctgaggctggggctgaaTCTGTGGCTGAGACCAGCATGGAATTTTGGTCCTGGGATGGAGATGCAGCCACTAAAGGGTCTAGGCatggggctgaggcagaggctggggctggagttgtggctgaggctggggctggagttgTGGCCGAGGTTGGGGCTGAGACCAGaatggggttttggttttggaagGAAGACTCAACCACTAAAGGGTCTAGGCttggggctgaggctggggctggagttgTTGCAGAGGGTGGGGCTGAAGCCAGAATGGAGTTTTGGTCCTGGGAGGGAGATGCAGCCTCTAAAGGGTCTATGCTTGGGGCTGAGGTAGAGGCTGGCTTAGGGTCTTGGACTTTCGCTGCAGAtgtaaatgatgatgatgaagaagatgatgatgatgatgatgagctAAGTAGAGAATCCAGCCCTGGTATTGAAGAGATCAGTCTAAGAAACTTGTTTGGGGCTGACAGTGAGGACAATAATGACCTCAGATCTACAAATGAAAAAGATGCCAATTCTGATTCTGGGACTGGGGATAAGGTCAGCACTAAAGATAAGTTTGATGCTGCTGATGGAGTTGACATCCGATCTTGGTTCTGCACTGGCAATGAAAACAGATGTGAGGATGAGTCTACATCTCAGGTGAAAGCCAAAAAGTCAACTGAACCAAGAGGCATATATCCATCCATGGTCCCTGGGGCAGGAATGGGTGTATGGGATGGAACCATAATGTGTTCAGAAAGCAAGCTATTACAGCAAAGCAGCTTTCCAGGCGAAGACGGCTTCAGAAAGCAAGTCAATACTGGAGACAAGGTGCATTCCTGCAACTGCCGCTGCAAGCGGGATGTTAATCTGGATCCACAAGATCTTGAGAAACTCATTTGCATGATTGAAATGACTGAAGATCCTTCTGTGCATGAGATAGCCACGAATGCTCTATATAACAGTGCTGATTATCCTTTTCCACAGGAAATTGACCGGAATATAGGTGGAATTTCAGTTATCCAAAGCTTATTGGGTAATCCCTACCCTACTGTCCGCCAGAAGGCTTTGAATGCATTGAATAATCTCTCAGTTGCTGCTGAAAACCATAGAAAGGTTAAGACATACTTAAGTCAAGTATGCGAAGATACTGTCACCTACCCCTTAAACTCAAATGTGCAAGTGGCTGGACTAAGGCTGATAAGACAGCTGACTATTACTAGTGAATATCAGCACATGGTTACCAATTACATTTCAGAATTTCTCCGTTTGTTGGCCATGGGAAGTGGAGAAACTAAAGACCATGTTTTGGGAATGCTTGTGAATTTCTCTAAAAATCCATCCATGACAAAAGACTTGCTCATTGCCAATGCACCAACAGCACTGATTAACATCTTTAGCAAGAAGGAGACGAAAGAGAATATCCTTAATGCccttttactttttgaaaatataaatcatcattttaaaaaaagagcaaaaacatatCCTCAAGACAGGTTCAGTAAAAGttccctgtattttctgtttcaaCGACCTAAAGCCTGTGCCAAGAAACTTAGAGCCTTAGCAGCAGATTGTAGTGacccagaggtgaaagaaaggGTCGAAGTATTAATAAACAAACTCTGA